The Pithys albifrons albifrons isolate INPA30051 unplaced genomic scaffold, PitAlb_v1 scaffold_44, whole genome shotgun sequence sequence GTGAgaccccccagcagctcccatgcCGTCCCCACTCGAAGCCCTCCCTGGGGCGCTCGGCGATGGCTGGGCAGACTGGGAGTACTGGGAAGGGCCCGGCtcggctccggctccggcagCGGCACCGCCGGGTCGTGCTGGGGAGGGGCGGGCGGGGAATCCCGGCGGGAacgaggagaaggagaaggagaagggccCTGGGGGAGCCGCCCCGCCGGGTCCCCGCCGGGCCGTGGCACTGAATGAGCCGCCTCGCGGGACGGGCGGAAGGGGATGGAATGAAATACCGAGCAGAGTGAAATACAACCAAAGAGCCGCCCCGGGGGGTCTGCGCCGCCCGCGCCTGGAAGAGCTGCCCGAGGGACCGGCggggtggggatggaggaaactacagaaaagaaaataaaataagtgaAACAAAACGCTTCACCGAGGGGTCCCCGGTCCCTCCCCGTGTCTGAAGAGCCGCCCCGCGGGACGAGCGAAGTGCGAATACAAAGCACATAATGAAGGAAATGGAACAGAGATCGGCACTGAGGGGTCCCGGCCGGCACTGACGAGACGCCCCGCGGGACGGGCCCTGTCGGGAGTCACCGGAGATGGGGGCGAGGtctgaagagaataaaatacagaggataaaacaaagtaaaacccAAGAGCCGCACCGGGGGAGTCTCCGCCACCCGATAACTGAAAGAACTGCACGGCGAGACGGGCGAGGAGGAGCGGCGGTGAAATAGTCGCCCTGGGTGGGGTGCGGGAATaaaatggaatggaataaaatatagaaagtagaataaaatacactaaaagAGCTGCCCCGAGTCACCGaaagagctgccccgagggaCCCGCTCTCGGGTGTTGTCAAAGGGCCGCACCGAGGGGAGGGCGAGGGGTGACTGGAATTAAGcacagagaataaaatcaatagAATCAAAAGCCGCGCTCGGGGGGTCCCCGCCGCCCCGGATCTaaaagagctgccccgagggagcagggactgtgaggggctggggaccGGCACGGAGGCGTCCCGGCCGTCCCGTGTCActgaaggagctgcacagcGGGACAGGCGAGCTGTGAATACAATCGATTagagacaataaaataaatggaataaaaaccTGCGCCGAGCGGTCTCCGCTCCGTATCTAaaaagagctgccccgagggagCGGCGGGGATGGCACCGGGGAGGTCGGACGGTGTTCGGTGTGCCCGAAAAAGCCGCATCACTGGGCGGGGACAGAAGGGCGGCACCGAGGGACGGGAAGTGTGAACGAAATACAAAACATTGAATAAAATACAAGTAAAGAACCGCATTGGGGAGTCTCTGCTGCCCCGTGTCACCGAAGGACCTGCACGGCAGGTCCTACGAGGtgtaaatagaataaaatatagCCAAAAAATATACGGAATAAAACATTTGCGACAAGGAGTTTGTGCCACCCGGTACCTCAAAGAGCTGCCCCGAGCGATCAGCAGGGCGGCCCCGGGGGGTGTGAGGGGACGATGAGCGGCACCGAGGGGTCCCCGCCGGCCCGTGACacctttttattctcttctgcTAGTTGATATTGCAATAAATGATGTTTGTGGTATTTTATGACTGTGATTATCTTAATTCTGGACATAGATCCAAAATGAACTGATACAAACTCCTGTCTGTTGAAACTCTTCCCAAAGAGGGATAAAGTCCACTTTGGGAATTTTCTAGAGAGGCACTAATAAGCTGTACTAGTGAGGGATAGAATGAGCTCTTAGAGCTGCAAGGGCAACAGCTCCACGTGGGAACACGCAGCtgttccaggtgggaacaggcagctgctctgggctgcaggagctgggggagctcccATAGCAGGTTCACAGACAGTGAGGGGCAGAGCCGGGAGCGGCATCACCTTTTACTCTTCCCATTCCCAAGCAGTTCCcgtgggaccgtcccctgctCCGCTCGCCCCTGCCCTGTCCGTGATTGGCCCAGCCCGGTCCCATTATTGGCGTGTGCGCCCTCATGGTGGTTTGAGGGATTATAGGAGACCCCAAACTAAAACCTGGGACACCTCCACCTCTGGGGTCCCCAtccctttcccattcccattcctggtGTTTTCATCCCAGTCCCATTGTCTCCTGGTGTTTCCATTCCTGTCCCCATTCCAATTCCTGTCATTCCCATTCCTGCTGTTCGCAACAACCCGCTGACAATGGCCCCGTTCCCATTTCTGGTGTCccaatccctgtccccattcccatttcCAGGGTTCCTATCCCAATTCTGGTGCCCCACTCCCAGTTCCTGGTGTCTCCAACCTGCTCCCagtctccccatccctgtccccattgtgtccctgttcccattcccggtgttcccatcccattcctggTATCCCCACTCCCAGTTCCTGGTGTCCCCAAACTGCTGTGTCCCCATTCCTGTCCCGAGTGTCTCCATATCCCTATTCCCATTCTTCATGTCCCCATTGCCATTCCTGGTTCCCAAAAAGGAACTGCCAGATGCCAGAGGAGGGGATAAGAATTTATTGCCAAAACAGGAGATTTAATTGAAGAATTGGGAATAATTGTGGTTCTTGGCTTTCAGACATGAAAAAGCAGGAAGTTGATCCATTGGGAAGAGGCCCGGGGTGCCAGGGTGGGTGAGAgatgagctctgccagcagctcccggCCTTCctcaggaagagggaaggggctggatcCAGCTCCATGGATTACTCAGGTGGCGATTCCTGCTGCGATGAGAGTGGGGGACAGAGtcaccatgtccctgtccccatcccatggGATCGATCCAGCTGTGGAgcccacagagagcaggagctccGCTGAAATCCATCATCATCTTGCTCCACCCATCCCACCCAATCCAACTGTGGAATCCCACTTCTATCCCCCTTTATCCAGCCAGCCTGATCCTGCTCCATAATCCAGCCCTGATCCCACTCCAGAATTCCTTCTGATCTCACTCTGGAATCCTGCCCTGATTtggaatcccatcccaatcctgcTCCATCCACTATGCTCTGATTCCCCTCTGGAATCCCACCTGGATCCCACTCCATACCTGCAGGGGAGCCGCCGGTTCACACATCTGCTactgtggaaaacagaagatcCATGAGATTCTGGCCTGGATCACATACCTGGATCCATCCTGGGATCCATCACTGGATCCACATGGAGAGGATCTGCATTTGTATccagacacactgctggtaCTCACTCATAGGCGTTGTGTTGTATCCattcctctccctgttccctatggaaataaagcaggatCAGCACCTGTGGCACAGGATCCCTGGAATGCTGTCAGGTGGATCTGTGCCCCTTCCCAACCCCCATCCCGTGAGTTACCGGATTGGAACTTCCAGACACCGAATCCCATGAGGCTGCTGATGATGGCAGCGATGACGGACAGGGCGACCACCACTGGGGTGGAATTCCAGTTGGATTCTGGCTCTGGGAAGGGTGGAAGTGTGAGGAGGGAGAGACAAACCCCCATCTCACTTCTCcacattcccaaattcccagtTCCCAAATTCCCAGTTCCCACATTCCGCATTCCCAGCCTCACCCCAGGCAAAGATCCCGGGCTCCGGCATCCCGGCGTGCTCCACAAGGCACCGGTACTGCTCCCACTCCCCCGGCAGCGCCTCGATCCTGGCCCGGCTGTGGAAGGTGCCGTCGCTGTTGGGAACGATCCCGCCCCACTCCATCTCCTGATCCCAGATTTCATTCCCTTTCATCCAGCTGATCCCGATGATCCCGGGGTAGAATCCGTACGCGTGGCAGGACAACGTCAGGATCCCATGTTCCTCTTTGCCGGAGACATGGACATCGGGGGGCTCTGGAATGGGATAATGGTGACATCCAACCATGGAATTCCCATGCAAATTACCACATTTCCAAGTCCTCCATTCTCAAATCCCACATTTTGATGGGAATTCCATCCCCACCTTTGTGCTCCAGCGCCTCCCGCCCGTATCTGATGAATATCTGGAGCCATTCTGGACAGGTGAGCCCCAGGTATTTTGTCCACTCCTCCACCTCGATCCGTTCGTGTTCCCCTTTCCTCTTGGTGACCTGGGCAGCGACGTCGGCCGCCACAAAGTTCTTGGATCCCAGCTCGGAGGAGAGGAAATCCCGCCCGTCGTAGCCGTACCGGTCCGATCCCTGGACAGTCCCATCGGACAGGAGGTCACAGCCAGAAACCCACTGCAGTGTGTGGAGACCTGGGGGGCAAACAGACCCACAGAGATCCATGGAATtgtgtcccagccccagagagCCCCATCCAGAGTGTGatggacacccacagagcctcATCCCAGCCCCTTGGATCCCTATGGATTTCCACCTAGCCCCACAgatcacccccagccccacaaatGCCCCACAAGTCCcaacccagccccacagatcccattcCAGACTCACAGATGCCCCCTAGACCCacaaatcccagcccagccccacagatcgCTCCTAGTCCCAaagatcccatcccagccccacagattccccccagcccctcaggtCCCCCAGGCCCACAGATTCATCCCAGCTTCACAGGTTCCATCTCAGCCCCACAGATacacatcccagccccagagatGCACCCCAGCCCTACAGATCTCCCCTAGCCCCAAAGattccctctccagcccagagaTCTCCCATAGCACCATGGATTGCAACTCAACCCCACAGatacatcccagccccacagatgcacctcagccccacagatcccatctcAGACCCACAGatcctccccagccccaaagatccccctccagcccacacATCTCTCATAGCACAACAgatcccattccagccccaaaaATGTCCGTCAGCCCCACAAATCTCATCCCAGTTCCACAGATCCTCATGAGACCCACAGATCCCCCCCAGgcccacagatcccatcccagccccacagatcctaTCCCAGACCCAAAgatcctcctccagcccagagatctCTTCTAGCACTATGGATCACatctcagccccacagatcccagcccagccccatggAACTCTTCAATTCCCAGCTGTCCCCACTTACCCCTGCTATGGTTGTACCGGACCCGCAGTGTCTCCAGGCTGTCggcagcccagtgctggtgcacCTCAGCGATCTTGGTCTCTCCATCCCAAAATCCTGGCTCAGGTCCCTTCTCCATCCACGGCGTCTGTGGCTCCATCCGGCCCCGCTCACTGTCATAGCGCATAAAGGGGATCCCATCCAGGAATCCCACGGCCAGGAATTGGGGGACCCCCGGGCTGGGCTCTGACACCGTCACGTGCTGGTACCGCAGGGAGTGGAGaactggggggacacagagatttgggggaactggggggtcAAGGGtaaaggaaagggagagctgACAGAGCCAGGAAGGGGCTTTGGGGATCCCAGGGCAGCTGGTGCAGGCAGTGTCGGTGCCGGGGTAGGGGCTGCAAGGGGGTCCCACTGCACAggactgggggctcaggggaGTCCCAGACTCAAGGAAAACGAGGGTACAGGGATTGGGAGAGGTGGAACAGGGAGTCCAAGAGGTTCCTGTGTCCAGGAATGGGGGATCCAGGGGCCCTCAgggtcagggaaagggggtcACAGGGTGGGGAGACCCGGAATGGCTGAGCAAGGGAGTGCAGAgggtattggtgcaggataaggggctGT is a genomic window containing:
- the LOC139685209 gene encoding class I histocompatibility antigen, F10 alpha chain-like isoform X1, whose product is MAPALGLGALLGFLGLLGDPGGTTEVLHSLRYQHVTVSEPSPGVPQFLAVGFLDGIPFMRYDSERGRMEPQTPWMEKGPEPGFWDGETKIAEVHQHWAADSLETLRVRYNHSRGLHTLQWVSGCDLLSDGTVQGSDRYGYDGRDFLSSELGSKNFVAADVAAQVTKRKGEHERIEVEEWTKYLGLTCPEWLQIFIRYGREALEHKEPPDVHVSGKEEHGILTLSCHAYGFYPGIIGISWMKGNEIWDQEMEWGGIVPNSDGTFHSRARIEALPGEWEQYRCLVEHAGMPEPGIFAWEPESNWNSTPVVVALSVIAAIISSLMGFGVWKFQSGNRERNGYNTTPMIADV
- the LOC139685209 gene encoding class I histocompatibility antigen, F10 alpha chain-like isoform X2, translated to MAPALGLGALLGFLGLLGDPGGTTEVLHSLRYQHVTVSEPSPGVPQFLAVGFLDGIPFMRYDSERGRMEPQTPWMEKGPEPGFWDGETKIAEVHQHWAADSLETLRVRYNHSRGLHTLQWVSGCDLLSDGTVQGSDRYGYDGRDFLSSELGSKNFVAADVAAQVTKRKGEHERIEVEEWTKYLGLTCPEWLQIFIRYGREALEHKEPPDVHVSGKEEHGILTLSCHAYGFYPGIIGISWMKGNEIWDQEMEWGGIVPNSDGTFHSRARIEALPGEWEQYRCLVEHAGMPEPGIFAWEPESNWNSTPVVVALSVIAAIISSLMGFGVWKFQSGNRERNGYNTTPMTDV